A stretch of the Bdellovibrio sp. 22V genome encodes the following:
- the prpB gene encoding methylisocitrate lyase: protein MLFPEITPAQKRKNFREALKSGKLLQFPGSWSPLVSMAIEKQGFDGVYISGSVLSNDLGYPDIGLTSLTEVAQRGRQIARTTKLPTIIDIDTGFGEPMSATRTVQEMIEMGLAGCHIEDQINPKRCGHLDGKGLVTRDEATRKVAAAARGKKLDENFLLIARTDARAVEGLDKAIDRAKAYIDAGADCIFTEALENEKEFETFRKAVSVPLLANMTEFGKGRLYTYEELSNLGYNIVIYPVTTFRLAMGATVNGLAEIKTKGTQEGLLDKMQHRKDLYTLTRYDEYNSFDASIFNFTLK, encoded by the coding sequence ATGTTATTTCCTGAAATTACTCCCGCGCAAAAGCGTAAAAATTTTCGTGAGGCTTTGAAGTCTGGGAAGCTCTTGCAGTTTCCGGGTTCGTGGTCCCCACTTGTGAGTATGGCGATTGAGAAGCAAGGATTTGACGGGGTTTACATCTCGGGGTCCGTGCTTTCCAATGATCTCGGTTATCCTGATATCGGTTTGACCTCTTTGACGGAAGTCGCTCAGCGTGGTCGTCAAATTGCACGTACGACAAAACTTCCGACGATCATCGACATCGACACAGGCTTTGGTGAGCCGATGAGTGCCACTCGCACTGTGCAAGAGATGATCGAAATGGGTTTGGCTGGTTGTCATATCGAAGACCAAATCAATCCGAAGCGCTGTGGTCATCTTGACGGCAAAGGTCTTGTGACTCGTGACGAAGCGACTCGTAAAGTCGCAGCCGCGGCTCGCGGCAAAAAGTTGGACGAAAACTTTCTTTTGATCGCGCGTACGGATGCTCGTGCTGTTGAAGGTCTTGATAAAGCGATCGACCGTGCGAAAGCTTATATTGATGCAGGTGCGGATTGTATCTTCACGGAAGCGCTCGAAAACGAAAAAGAATTTGAAACATTCCGTAAGGCTGTGTCTGTGCCTCTTTTGGCGAATATGACTGAGTTCGGTAAAGGCCGTCTTTACACTTACGAAGAGCTTTCAAATCTGGGTTACAACATCGTGATCTACCCTGTGACGACATTCCGTCTTGCGATGGGTGCTACAGTCAACGGCTTGGCCGAGATCAAAACCAAAGGCACGCAAGAAGGTCTTCTGGATAAGATGCAACACCGTAAAGACTTGTACACGCTCACTCGTTATGATGAATACAACTCTTTCGACGCGAGTATCTTTAACTTCACTCTGAAGTAA
- a CDS encoding MmgE/PrpD family protein, giving the protein MKKHLVRVYPSKEKLDRKDQLAWKIAEIASDNAPIKADVVDMVINRIIDNASVAIAAANRRPVASARAMAIAHPRNGGATVFGMPNDQKFDCEWAAWANGTAVRELDFHDTYLAADYSHPGDNIPAILAVAQQMGKNGKELLKGIVTGYEVHVDLVKAICLHKHKKDHIAHLCPAQAAGIGTLLSLPTETIFQAVQQAVHVSFTTRQSRKGEISSWKAYAPAHAGKLAVEAVDRVMRGEGAPSPIYEGEDSVIAYMLDGKDGKYEVPLPEVGEEKRAILETYTKEHSAEYQSQALIDLARKMKPMIKNFDDIKDIVIHTSHHTHYVIGTGANDPQKMDPNASRETLDHSIMYIFAVALQDGTWHHVNSYAPERAKRPDTVALWHKISTVEDKQWTAWYHEQDPDKKRFGGRVEITMKDGSKIVDELGVADAHPAGARPFKRADYIRKFDTLTEGIITKEERNRFIGLVERLESLTAEEVQQLNVQIPIDKLVNNKRDNKGIF; this is encoded by the coding sequence ATGAAGAAACATTTAGTACGTGTTTATCCGTCCAAAGAAAAGTTGGATCGTAAAGATCAGCTTGCTTGGAAAATTGCTGAAATTGCCTCTGACAATGCGCCGATCAAAGCTGACGTTGTAGATATGGTTATCAACCGTATCATCGACAATGCCTCTGTCGCTATCGCGGCTGCAAACCGCCGTCCTGTCGCTTCCGCTCGCGCTATGGCGATTGCGCATCCTCGCAATGGTGGTGCGACTGTATTCGGTATGCCGAACGATCAAAAATTTGACTGTGAATGGGCGGCTTGGGCGAATGGCACTGCGGTTCGTGAGCTGGATTTCCATGATACTTACTTGGCGGCAGACTATTCTCACCCTGGCGATAACATCCCTGCGATCTTGGCAGTGGCGCAACAAATGGGTAAAAACGGTAAAGAACTTCTTAAAGGTATCGTCACTGGTTACGAAGTTCACGTAGACCTTGTAAAAGCAATCTGCCTTCACAAACATAAAAAAGACCATATTGCGCACTTGTGCCCAGCGCAAGCGGCGGGTATCGGGACTTTGTTGTCACTTCCAACTGAAACTATTTTCCAAGCGGTTCAACAAGCGGTGCACGTGTCCTTCACGACTCGTCAATCTCGTAAAGGTGAAATCTCTTCTTGGAAAGCTTATGCTCCGGCACACGCTGGTAAATTGGCTGTTGAGGCTGTCGACCGTGTTATGCGCGGTGAAGGCGCTCCATCACCAATCTATGAAGGTGAAGACTCTGTTATCGCTTACATGCTTGATGGCAAAGACGGTAAATACGAAGTTCCACTTCCAGAAGTAGGCGAAGAAAAACGCGCGATCCTTGAGACGTACACAAAAGAACACTCTGCAGAGTACCAGTCTCAAGCGTTGATCGACTTGGCTCGCAAAATGAAGCCGATGATCAAAAACTTCGACGACATCAAAGACATCGTGATCCACACGTCTCACCACACGCACTACGTGATCGGTACGGGCGCGAATGATCCTCAAAAAATGGATCCAAACGCATCTCGCGAAACTCTTGATCACTCAATCATGTACATCTTCGCAGTGGCTCTTCAAGACGGAACTTGGCACCACGTTAATTCGTACGCTCCAGAGCGCGCGAAACGCCCAGACACTGTGGCTTTGTGGCACAAGATTTCTACAGTTGAAGACAAACAATGGACTGCTTGGTACCACGAGCAAGATCCCGACAAAAAACGTTTCGGCGGCCGCGTAGAAATCACGATGAAAGACGGCTCTAAGATCGTTGACGAGTTGGGCGTTGCCGATGCTCACCCAGCAGGTGCCCGTCCATTCAAACGCGCGGACTACATCCGTAAGTTTGATACATTGACTGAAGGAATCATCACAAAAGAAGAACGCAACCGTTTCATCGGTCTTGTTGAGCGTTTGGAATCTTTGACTGCGGAAGAAGTTCAACAGTTGAACGTACAGATTCCTATCGACAAATTGGTGAACAATAAACGAGACAACAAAGGTATCTTCTAG
- a CDS encoding DOMON-like domain-containing protein — protein sequence MKNLIPFKATASTNRLAITANLTQTSPTSLACDFHLQGDLTKIIWPKDTSPQRQDELWKHTCLEVFFAAGSRPQDPYIEINCAPNGSWNAYSFSSYREGMAPANITVRLGHHEVDSHQARFQFDISSETPVTATLVGLTAVIEFKDEGVSYWSLHHPLPTANFHDKQGWLHSATR from the coding sequence GTGAAAAATCTGATTCCCTTTAAAGCGACGGCTTCAACCAACCGTCTTGCCATCACGGCCAATCTGACACAAACGTCGCCAACCTCGCTGGCCTGCGATTTTCATCTGCAAGGCGACCTCACGAAAATTATTTGGCCTAAAGACACTTCGCCTCAACGCCAGGACGAGCTTTGGAAACACACGTGCCTGGAAGTATTTTTTGCTGCGGGATCTCGCCCTCAGGATCCTTATATCGAGATCAACTGCGCCCCGAATGGATCTTGGAATGCTTATAGTTTTAGCAGCTATCGCGAAGGCATGGCCCCCGCCAATATCACCGTGCGTCTGGGACATCACGAGGTGGACTCTCATCAGGCGCGCTTTCAGTTCGATATTTCCAGCGAAACTCCCGTCACCGCGACTCTCGTTGGTTTGACAGCCGTGATTGAGTTCAAAGACGAAGGCGTGAGCTATTGGTCCCTTCATCATCCTCTTCCGACCGCGAATTTCCACGACAAGCAAGGCTGGCTGCACTCCGCGACGCGCTGA
- a CDS encoding acyl-ACP thioesterase domain-containing protein: MFSHKKLWKNKIMDRKPNAPWTEKYQITSLLVNPQGKLGLYGTLNLIQETAWMHAEHLGFGMADMEKEGLFWVLTRQVLQMRKWPLFGQTITIQTWLRPPEGAFVTRDFALLDDKGEEIGLCSTSWLALDRATKKILPAQNLRPWQDITLERSSGLVPQKIAVEGSYEKRAKYRVRNSDLDINQHVNNTKYAQWILDSIPFEFHKALLLKTYSVNFLAETHLGDEVVVEQSLTSSDARQENRGVSSYRGVRAADGKILFTVLLEWERK; the protein is encoded by the coding sequence ATGTTTTCTCACAAAAAATTATGGAAAAATAAGATCATGGACAGAAAACCGAACGCCCCTTGGACGGAAAAATATCAAATCACCAGCCTCCTTGTGAACCCTCAGGGCAAGCTGGGACTGTATGGAACTCTTAACCTTATCCAGGAAACGGCATGGATGCATGCCGAACATCTCGGTTTTGGAATGGCCGATATGGAGAAAGAAGGCCTTTTCTGGGTGCTCACGCGCCAAGTATTGCAAATGCGAAAGTGGCCGCTCTTTGGGCAGACTATTACAATTCAAACATGGTTGCGCCCACCTGAAGGCGCTTTCGTCACCCGTGATTTCGCACTTTTAGACGACAAAGGCGAAGAGATCGGACTGTGTTCGACAAGTTGGCTTGCTCTGGATCGGGCGACGAAAAAAATTCTGCCAGCGCAAAACCTCCGCCCCTGGCAGGATATCACTTTGGAGCGCTCTTCCGGCCTTGTTCCGCAAAAAATTGCCGTGGAAGGAAGTTATGAGAAACGGGCAAAATACCGCGTGCGCAATTCCGATCTCGATATCAATCAACACGTGAATAACACAAAGTATGCGCAATGGATTTTGGACTCGATCCCGTTTGAGTTTCACAAGGCTTTGCTTTTAAAGACGTACTCGGTAAACTTTTTGGCAGAGACGCATTTAGGTGATGAAGTGGTGGTGGAGCAAAGCCTCACCTCTTCGGATGCTCGCCAGGAAAACCGAGGGGTCTCTTCTTATCGTGGCGTTCGTGCCGCTGACGGGAAAATCTTATTCACGGTTTTGCTTGAGTGGGAGAGAAAATAG
- a CDS encoding helix-turn-helix transcriptional regulator, which produces MRQKNMLADFLKQKRVSAGLSQRDVADKLGYSTPQFISNWERGVSHPPINALKKLGELYKVSADDLFEVTLNATIQEVTQDLRRKFASSKAR; this is translated from the coding sequence ATGAGACAAAAAAATATGTTAGCAGATTTCTTGAAGCAAAAGCGTGTGTCAGCTGGCCTTTCACAAAGAGACGTGGCTGATAAATTGGGCTACTCTACTCCGCAGTTCATTTCTAACTGGGAAAGAGGCGTTTCTCATCCACCAATTAATGCTCTTAAAAAATTGGGTGAGCTTTACAAAGTGTCCGCTGACGATCTTTTTGAAGTGACTTTGAATGCAACTATTCAAGAGGTTACTCAAGATCTTCGTCGCAAATTCGCAAGCAGTAAAGCGCGCTAA